From a single Calothrix sp. NIES-2098 genomic region:
- a CDS encoding aldo/keto reductase, translated as MQYRRFGKTNLHLSVFSLGTMRYLADAENSQQTIEKALALGINHIETARGYGKSEEFFGQAFKAGLSVPRSQLHITTKIPPTADADTMRRYIDESLERLQLDYLDCLGIHGLNTWEHLDLVQAGCIEAVQEAIADGRVRHVGFSTHGSLDLILAAIETGLFEFVNLHYYYFFQRHAPAIQLAAEKDMGIFIISPADKGGRLYTPPQTLKELCHPFSPLELNYRFLLSDSRITTLSVGPANPEELIEPLQVADSVDEITPEEIAAFQRLENQQQTTLKTDKCSQCYACLPCPEKINIPEVLRLRNLTVAYDMTDYGKYRYGMFENAGHWFPGMKANRCTECGDCLPRCPEELNIPALLEDSHEKLNGKAGRRLWG; from the coding sequence ATGCAATATCGACGCTTTGGCAAAACTAATCTACACTTGTCTGTTTTTTCCTTAGGAACAATGCGCTACCTAGCTGATGCAGAAAATTCCCAGCAAACTATCGAAAAAGCCTTAGCGTTAGGAATTAATCATATAGAAACTGCCAGAGGTTATGGCAAAAGTGAGGAGTTTTTTGGCCAAGCATTCAAAGCTGGTTTATCTGTACCTCGTTCTCAACTTCACATCACTACTAAAATTCCGCCTACAGCCGATGCTGACACAATGCGCCGCTACATTGATGAATCCCTAGAAAGATTGCAACTAGATTATCTAGATTGCTTGGGAATTCACGGCTTAAACACGTGGGAACATCTAGATTTAGTGCAAGCTGGTTGTATTGAAGCTGTGCAGGAAGCGATCGCAGATGGTCGGGTGCGTCATGTTGGTTTCTCCACCCACGGATCGTTAGATCTTATTCTGGCGGCTATAGAAACAGGTTTATTTGAATTCGTCAATCTGCATTATTACTATTTTTTCCAACGCCATGCACCAGCAATTCAGCTAGCAGCAGAAAAAGACATGGGGATTTTTATCATTTCCCCTGCTGATAAGGGAGGACGGCTTTACACACCACCCCAAACCTTAAAAGAATTGTGTCATCCCTTTTCACCCTTAGAGTTAAATTATCGATTTTTACTCAGTGACTCCCGCATTACTACCTTGAGTGTAGGGCCAGCCAACCCAGAGGAATTAATTGAACCTTTGCAAGTTGCTGATAGTGTTGATGAAATCACGCCAGAAGAAATTGCTGCTTTCCAACGTTTAGAAAATCAACAACAAACTACCTTAAAAACTGATAAGTGTAGCCAGTGCTATGCTTGTTTACCCTGTCCAGAAAAGATTAATATTCCAGAGGTATTGCGGTTACGTAATCTAACTGTGGCATACGACATGACAGACTACGGCAAATATCGCTATGGAATGTTTGAAAATGCAGGTCACTGGTTTCCGGGAATGAAAGCCAACCGTTGTACAGAATGCGGTGATTGTTTACCCAGATGTCCTGAAGAGTTAAATATTCCAGCATTGTTAGAAGATAGCCACGAAAAATTAAATGGCAAAGCCGGAAGGAGATTGTGGGGATAA
- a CDS encoding riboflavin synthase subunit alpha produces MFTGLIQALGTMKPLGGDSWQINCVSQPSDLIMQDMAYGDSIAVDGVCLTVEEVLKDGFIATASPETLRRTTLGDGETAQKYVNLEASLRVGSKVGGHFVMGHVDGVGRMVTAEQTATSWEMTFTAPEAIARYIVPKGSIAVNGISLTVAAYEPEHSQFTVAVIPLTYAETNLRYLVPGSLVNLEGDILGKYVEKFLYSGKGNPKVGEAASSDDITPAFLAEHGYL; encoded by the coding sequence GTGTTTACAGGATTGATCCAGGCTTTAGGAACCATGAAACCCTTAGGGGGAGATTCTTGGCAAATAAATTGTGTAAGTCAGCCATCTGATTTAATTATGCAGGATATGGCTTACGGTGACAGCATCGCAGTCGATGGCGTTTGTCTGACTGTGGAAGAAGTTTTAAAAGATGGTTTTATCGCCACTGCATCACCGGAAACGTTGCGCCGCACGACTTTAGGGGATGGAGAAACAGCACAGAAATATGTCAACCTAGAAGCTTCGTTGCGGGTAGGGAGCAAAGTTGGTGGTCATTTTGTCATGGGTCATGTAGACGGCGTTGGGCGGATGGTGACAGCAGAACAAACAGCGACTTCTTGGGAAATGACCTTTACAGCACCTGAGGCGATCGCGCGGTACATTGTTCCCAAGGGTAGTATTGCTGTCAATGGTATTAGCCTCACAGTAGCTGCCTACGAGCCAGAACACTCCCAATTCACGGTGGCGGTAATTCCTCTCACCTACGCTGAAACCAATCTCCGCTATTTGGTTCCCGGTAGTTTGGTGAATCTTGAAGGAGATATTCTCGGCAAATATGTCGAAAAATTCCTTTATTCTGGCAAAGGAAACCCCAAAGTTGGGGAAGCTGCTAGTTCTGATGACATCACACCTGCCTTTCTAGCAGAACATGGCTATTTATAA
- a CDS encoding peptidase M23B: MTQPNNSAHKRLPVTSKRFASTLPAQSLCWLSSVSLLGNGLVLAQTETSIDNIVPTIQNSQPTTVINPVKKDTVIPAVTQPQVEFSERRIRLKKRLQRENISQSSQPVRQSKPKIEAAEPVIIRRSKPQVETSRVAPASVNQEKPAPAPLRTLPEKLPEVAKPANNSNSPVGSTEVKPKDYNNAYIDPNDYQVGGTYQAPSSVVVTERSSGCRATLPTGQAISASLCAKPTANQRVAGSNSKTSPNWLRRSQTANLATVPVVRPIASTGESRRWRNPQAVPNNIATRIAASITKSEYHPSRFIPNPSEFATTKVSATPIAPSGGTLPPPMADGNFAPRPSTVAYDFPLASTLPQIPYVGRVAYSGQGMMFPLSVPAPITSLFGWRIHPITGDRRFHAGTDLGAPMGTPVLAAAKGQVESADWMGGYGLAVTINHSSAQQTLYGHMSQIFVRPGQWVEPGTVIGQVGSTGNSTGPHLHFEVRHLTANGWVAVDPGVELNTALSQLVQGLQTAQLTKQPGS, encoded by the coding sequence ATGACGCAGCCCAACAACTCTGCCCATAAACGTTTGCCAGTGACATCAAAACGCTTTGCTTCTACGCTACCAGCACAGAGCCTCTGTTGGCTTAGTAGCGTTAGCCTTTTAGGTAATGGCTTGGTGTTAGCTCAAACGGAAACATCTATAGATAACATCGTTCCTACTATTCAAAATTCCCAGCCGACAACGGTAATAAATCCAGTTAAAAAAGATACTGTAATACCAGCAGTAACTCAACCACAGGTAGAATTTTCCGAACGGCGAATCAGACTCAAAAAGAGATTGCAAAGGGAAAATATCTCCCAATCATCACAGCCAGTCAGACAGTCGAAACCGAAAATTGAAGCTGCTGAACCTGTTATTATTAGACGCTCAAAACCTCAAGTAGAAACTTCGCGGGTTGCACCAGCTAGCGTCAACCAAGAAAAACCCGCACCTGCGCCGTTACGCACTTTACCTGAGAAACTTCCAGAAGTTGCCAAACCTGCTAACAACTCTAATAGCCCAGTTGGTAGCACGGAAGTCAAACCCAAGGATTACAACAACGCCTATATTGACCCTAACGATTACCAAGTTGGGGGTACTTATCAAGCACCCAGTTCGGTAGTCGTGACAGAACGCTCTAGTGGTTGTCGAGCGACTTTGCCAACAGGACAAGCTATATCAGCTAGTCTTTGTGCCAAACCTACTGCTAATCAGCGTGTAGCTGGTAGTAATAGCAAAACATCACCCAATTGGTTGAGAAGAAGCCAAACTGCTAATTTAGCAACCGTTCCAGTTGTGAGACCGATAGCATCTACTGGTGAAAGCCGCAGATGGCGTAATCCCCAAGCGGTTCCTAATAATATCGCTACTCGCATTGCTGCTAGTATCACCAAGAGCGAATATCATCCCAGTCGGTTTATTCCTAACCCCAGCGAATTCGCCACCACAAAAGTAAGTGCAACCCCGATCGCACCAAGTGGTGGTACTTTACCGCCACCAATGGCTGATGGTAATTTTGCACCTCGCCCTAGCACGGTTGCTTACGACTTTCCGCTAGCATCAACCTTACCCCAAATTCCATATGTAGGCAGAGTTGCTTATAGCGGTCAGGGAATGATGTTCCCCTTGTCTGTTCCCGCACCAATTACCTCATTATTTGGTTGGCGAATTCATCCCATCACAGGCGATCGCCGTTTCCACGCTGGTACAGATTTAGGTGCGCCTATGGGTACGCCAGTCTTAGCTGCTGCTAAAGGTCAAGTAGAGAGTGCTGACTGGATGGGTGGCTATGGTTTAGCCGTTACCATTAACCACAGTTCGGCTCAACAAACTCTCTACGGTCATATGTCCCAAATCTTTGTCCGACCGGGTCAGTGGGTAGAACCGGGAACTGTCATTGGACAAGTTGGTAGCACTGGGAACTCTACAGGCCCTCACCTACACTTTGAAGTCCGCCACCTAACCGCAAATGGTTGGGTAGCAGTTGACCCAGGTGTAGAACTAAATACCGCCCTGAGTCAGTTGGTTCAAGGTTTACAGACTGCTCAGTTAACTAAGCAACCAGGCTCTTAG
- a CDS encoding biotin--[acetyl-CoA-carboxylase] ligase, producing the protein MGFDLQYLSAALKAGRQYSYLPFSLHIFDSVASTNQTLWNLLNQGAKPGCVVIATQQTSGRGQWGRQWISAAGGLYVSVAINPKIAATDSYQLTLASAWGIASQLRNCGVNVGIKWPNDLVLNDRKLGGILTETKVNQEKITQAVIGVGINWANPVPETGINLESWQVSQPTKPISCLEMLTSKVLLGIESGIECLFEEGVNILLTHYLDLLTNMGDRIQINDLAGTIVGVTPQGNLRVNVEAYNTKQVISPEIYIEPGTISLGYQKSSV; encoded by the coding sequence GTGGGATTCGATCTGCAATATTTGTCCGCAGCCCTGAAAGCAGGGCGTCAGTATTCATATTTACCATTTTCTTTACATATTTTTGATAGTGTAGCTTCAACTAATCAAACTCTCTGGAACTTGCTGAACCAGGGAGCGAAACCAGGATGTGTAGTGATTGCTACCCAGCAGACATCTGGGCGCGGCCAATGGGGTCGTCAGTGGATTTCTGCGGCTGGGGGATTATACGTTTCAGTGGCAATTAATCCCAAAATAGCGGCTACTGACAGTTACCAACTCACTTTGGCTAGTGCTTGGGGAATTGCCTCACAATTGCGAAACTGTGGCGTCAATGTGGGGATTAAATGGCCTAATGATTTAGTCTTAAACGATCGCAAGCTAGGCGGTATTTTGACTGAAACCAAAGTAAATCAAGAAAAAATTACTCAAGCTGTCATTGGTGTGGGCATTAACTGGGCAAACCCAGTACCAGAAACCGGAATCAACTTGGAATCTTGGCAAGTATCCCAACCCACAAAACCGATTTCTTGTCTAGAAATGTTAACGTCGAAGGTTTTATTAGGGATAGAATCCGGTATTGAGTGCCTTTTTGAAGAAGGAGTAAACATACTCTTGACGCACTATCTAGATTTACTGACGAATATGGGCGATCGCATACAAATTAATGATTTAGCAGGCACTATAGTTGGAGTAACCCCTCAGGGTAATTTACGAGTTAATGTAGAAGCTTATAATACAAAGCAAGTAATATCACCAGAAATTTACATTGAACCCGGTACAATCAGTTTGGGTTATCAAAAATCTTCGGTTTAA